The genomic window gaaagtatataatataataagtaccTAATATttaaagatatatatatatatatataagaatataCTAACTATTTACTAAAGTTTAACAGTACCTTTAGGTATTATACAAAGAGTAGGTCAAGTACATTAGTTGcacctgcgcacattcaaagggatagTCGACTTGGAGGTCTTCAATGACAACTTTTGTCCGGCGCCGCCAGAGACGTGTATGTACGTAATGACCCCAAATATAATAATGTACTACAGCCTACTGCATATATGACGTGGTATTCGTGCGATAGGACGAAGCACATACCAATGGCCTGAGTCGGCCGGTGGCTTGTTGCTGCAGGTCCCAGCAGCAGTTGACTGATTATCGTCATGTTGCAACAATCCAGATGACCTCTTGTTTCACGAAAGGGAGTGCACGGACAAGACTCTTCTGTGCCTGCATGTGCACTTGAGCACGCAGAAACACCGAGTGTACTTGCCCATGTGCATATGGAGACGCGGTCCACTGTGCCGGCATGTACAAGGTTCCGAGGTATTTgtcaagtacctgggtagggATGGCTTGTCCATTTTCCAGCCGTCCGATGTTGTCAACACCACACTTTTGCATTTCATTGGAAGCCTTGTCATGGTAATTAGTATTACGTCCGGCGGCACTCTGGTAGCACCACGGTAGTAACTCGCCCGTGCCAGGGTCGGTGCACACAGAATTTTGGTATTAGGAATGCGCTTTTGCAACGGTGGATGCTGCCTCAATTTCGAACCTCTTTATTGCTGGGCAGGAAACACTTGACACCTTCTCCACGGGTATGTGATCTACGTCAAACCCCATAAAATTCAAGCACGGAGTATCCTGGTTTTTATTCTGCTGCCAGGTGAGGGCCAGCAGGCTTGATATTGCAATTGCTAGAATTGCGGACATTGCCGTCACGATGGTTTCTTTTCGTATTCCCTTCGTAGCAACGACACGGGCGCTCCAAACGAATCAACTGATCCTGGACCCCAAATCTCACGACCTTGAATGCCACGTTCCCTCATAGGCTCGTTTATTGACCGAAATAAGCATCGGAcggcgcaaggccaagacaGGATCATCTCACATCTTCTCCCCACTCCGTTTCCCCAGCCAGATCCTTCTTCTTACCGTTCTTTGGCATGCGCATGCGCCTgcgctgttgctgttgccgcaTAGCGCATCGAGTCACGAGATCCGTAAAGGGAACGATGGCGGCAGCTGGATTCCATCCGCCTGACACTTTCCGAaagcccatcatcatcatattCTGCTGTCGAGGCTCCAGAGCTGCACAGCTCCATCGCACAGGATCCCGGCTGTGCTACTTTGGGGTGGCCAATATCGCCTCCGCAGTacgagtacggagtgtgCGCGATAGTTATGCTAGTTATGCGACCGTCACAAGAAGCCAGCGTTTGCTTTATTTTGGCATCGGTGCATCCGTGTACTCGTCAATATCGATCCTTTTGTCTTGTCGCTCGTCCATGCCTGGCCTGACAATGTGCTTGGGTCCCCAAGAAGCTTCTTTGGGGAACAGGGCCGTTCAAAGTCACTACTGCAAGGCGACACCCACTGTGAAGGCATCCCATTATCAAAGATGGATGTTGGCAGCAGGCATGTTCCTTGAAACGGCCCAAGACCGTGTGATCGGAGTTTGAGTTGGTCTCTAGATCCATTTCGGAGCGCCGACTGGACGGTAGCAGTATTCGAAAACGGCCACTACCAGCTCGGCAACATTCAAGCATCGTTCTCTCGGAAGAGCCGTTCCCGCATGGACTACGTGATTAATGCCGTCTATTGCAGAGATCTCAGGCCCTACGGATACATGCTAATACTACCAAGATGTCTCCCGCGTGAGCGGCAAGATCCTCACTGccactgctccgtactttcACCGCAGAAGCAACAATTACAAGACCTCCACACTAATTTTATTCGGCAGAGACACGTTTGGTGAGATGGGGCATCACCTGCAAAGTGGTAGTAATTGCAAGGTGCTCAAGTCTTTAAGGGCCGTCTTGGCACGGCTAATTAGCCATGCAAACTTTCTTCCCTTGAACCGGAACACTGACCTGTGTCCCAATAATGGCGCCATGCAAACAGGACAAGAATGCTTTCGGCACCCCGGATGGCATGGAGCCAAGGACACCAAGAGCTGGGCAAACAGTggcccaccagacatgcacAAAACACGGAGCAGtacggaacattgaagcaataTGCAGGCTGAATGCCGTCGCACCAGGACCCAGCTAAGGGACCAGATGTTTCTCTTATGCATGCTAACCAgaggaaacaaaaaaagaaaatagatttttttttccaggATGTAGCGTGTTTCTTTTGGCTTCTGATGGGGGCAGTTGTTTCACGATTGATGCTAGGCCTatcagaagaaaaaaaagtgttCAGCCGTTCCGAGACGGCGGCCCCTCGATGCGTTGGACCTGAGCCACTCTGTAATGATGGGAGGGAGGATTGGCTGTCACTGGTCCTCCATCCACGAGGCCGGGTCATATGGAAGGAGGGAAGGCCCCGCTTTCGGTTTTGCGGGCCAGGATCTCTGCTTTCCGCGCACCAATCATGGCGCTGTTCCTGACGCTTAACCGTTTTTGcactactacggagtatcaaGCTGCTCTTTCCCCTGAAAGACAGTGGATCAAAGCCAGGGGAAGGTGCTAGGGTGTGGAGGGAGGGCAATTCATTTACTGGCAAGACTTTCAGACGAACTTGCCCACCAGACTTTATTCTGTCATTCTGGTATCTCCACAGAGCCAGTTTCGCATGTACTAGTACATAAAGTACTAGTGCGTAGTATTACCATTCTGGCCGCGCTGTCGGGAACGGAGCGAAAGTTAACCATGTGTGGATTACGGAGATGCTTGATTGTATCAGCGTGAAGATGACTGCGCAGCTGCCGGGCGAGAACAGCTGCCTTGGATAACTGCTTTACTCATTGGGGGAACCACTCTGGTCGGTACAAACTCGTCCCGACGGCATCGTTGGTGTGTTTCGGTTTGACAAGTACACCAAGGCATTGCTACTGACATGGTTTGGTGTGTTGACTGAGCTATTGAGGCACTAGATTGGTGACAGTTGGCCGTCACTCCGTAAGCACTCTCCCCCTCACGTCAACGCTGTGGATCAGAATGGCAAAGAACCCGCAGCCTTGGCGAAAAACGATTAATATTTGGACTGGATATTGCAAGTCGTGCATCCTGGGAACACTCATTCCTACTATCCATTGTAATCCTCAATACATATCCCTTGCGAAAGAACACAACCCTGTTCAGAAAACTCGACGTCATGAGGTAAGGACAAGCGGGGGCTCTTGAAAGGCTATGGATCAGAGTTGGTACGGATCAATAACACTGGTGATAGAACTGGATGTTTATTGGGGACAGTTTTCTGTCCTTTGGTACAGACTGTAGGGTCGCGGAACGCTTCCAAGACGCCTCAGTATTCGGTAAAATGCAGTCCAAAGCGATAAAGCGCCCGGTACGGATGTCCCATTGCTTATCACAGTTCGACATCAAGATCAACAAGGGCCCTTAAAGCTGGTCAAGCACCTTCCCCTCAAGCTTGGTCACTACCATTGATGTACACGAACGAGCATCCAGGCAGAACTGGAAATGCCTCTGAGAGCAGCTGACGGCCTGGCCTTGCGGGCTTGAGGATCTAATGTTCCCGACACGACACAGTCCCCAGCAtaaagcctttttttacAGTGAGTTACTAATGCTTGGCAGGATCCAAAGTCAGTACATGTAGTCTCATTAACGCTGAATGTCGGCGCGGGGTTCAGCTGGCACTAGGTCAGTGTTGCATCAACTAAACCATCAAAACGCGATCCAAGAGTTGCGATTTCGCGACACGGCGAATGGGAAGCAGCTATGACGGATAATACTCCGCGCTCCGTCCATCGTGTCCAACAAGTACATACATTTGctcagcaacagccagacCCGCCTGGTCCGACGCCTTGGGCACTATCTTCCAATCATTGTGGCCGATTCCGCCAAAAGGCTAAAATCCTGATGACTTCGCGCTAATGATGTAATTGAAACGCGACTCTACCAATGGCATGGGCGGCCTGGGAAATATAGTTGCATAAAGTTCGGACGAGCATGCGGGGTTCAAAGTTCCATTTCCAAGGCAAAGCAAAGCATATCGGGAATCGCCCAGGAGGTCAAGTCCATGAACTGCTGTCAATGTCGCCGTGCAGGCAGCTGGTAATAGGAATTAAAAGcaaaataaatataaaggAAGTACATAATAgccattgctgctgtcaATGCTGGTTCAAACAGTTTACTTACTTAACATAATAcaggctctctctctctgctgCTCCTGGCCCCGTCCACCCCTGCCATACATAAATCAAATGCTTGTCTACTGTGCATCTCGAACTCGGCAGCTGGCTTCTTTTACGGGTGCTTGGTGGGTCTCTTTTATAAAAACGCATGAGACGCAATCGTTGGCAGCATGTGTGGGCAATGGTCTCAAGGAAGGAAAGAAATGTGCTGGCAAAGGCTCAGAAACTTACTCGAGGTCGTGTGAACTCGTGTAAACCAACATACAATGCTTAGCTTCCAGCAcctcagcatcatcatctacAGTATCTCTCCTCTTCACTGGTCGACAAACCGCCCAGTTGATTATTCAAAGGCGCAGGGTTGACAATTGTGTGCTACCACAAACACAGATGTGTAACACGTCACGATGCATCATACATACCCAGGCAGACTGTGAGACACACATCCAGAACTTGAAAGGTTTAGCCTCTTTGTCATATTGGACAAGGTAAGAAAAGGCTGCGGTGGTACAATTAATGCAATTTGCTTGACGCAATTCCTTGGACTGGAAAATCCAAGGATTCAAACTAGTGTTGCACCGTATCACGGCTATcatccatgatccatccGTCATCCCAAATTCCAGTCTAGCCCAGGACGAACTGGGCCCACTTGCTCTCTTGGCATTTTAGGAAAAAGCCATTCACCACCAAGAAAGATATGGGTAGTTATCCAACTCGTTACACAACACCAATCCGGCAAAAGAGACAATGTTTGTGTGCATTGAACCGAGAGCCGCCTTCGACCAGGCCGCTGCATGCCTGTGTTGGTGAAGCCCAACACGAAGTCGATTTCTGGCCATGTTGCCCTGCAATAGAAGTGCCTTGCCACTCGAAAAAGCGAGTCATGCCAAGTTCTAGATCTCCTTTTATTCATCTGTTGCCATAAGGTGCCATATCTATTTGGACCCGGGAGGACAACCTGGAAACACGGAAAACTCGAAATACCATGCTGcatgtcatcatcgtcgggGCCGGTATATCCGGACTGACTTGCGCTATTACGCTGGCCAAATACACGCACGTTCAAGTGACCGTTTTGGAACGAGCAGCTGTCATGGACAAGGTGAGCTGGTTGCAGACTCTTCCTCAACAGTCTATATCTCGGGACGAGCAAAAGCCCATAATAGGCTCTGCTTGATAGTAGCACAGCGCGCTAACTCCATCACAGGCCGGAAACGGTATCCAAGTGCCGTGTAATGCTGCCCACGCGATGCGATGTCTCGGCCTGTTGGATAAACTTCTTGTCAAAACGAACGGGCCGGCAACGGCGTTTCTGAACCTCAAGTacgacgatggcgagatACTTTTACACAAAGATCTGACTCGGTGCGAGGAGCTCTACGGTGCACCGTGGCTGTACGTTTGCCTTGCCTTTTGAATATCCTGTCCATGAATATCATGTCGTGTTGGGTGGCGGCTCCTGGTCCGGCATTCCTTTTGCTCATGCCACTACGTGTAGGTTGATCCATCGAGCGGACTACATGACGGTGCTCCTCGACGAAGCCCGCAGGGTAGGAGTCCGGATCCGGCTCGGCTGCgatgttgacggcgtcgacttCGACACGCCATCTGTCAAGCTTCAAAACGGACATGTCTACCAGGCCGATGTCGTAGTCGGCTGCGACGGTACGATCCGCCTGCTCTACACATTGCCGCCACCCGTACTGACACGACGCAGGAATCAACTCCACCATCCGCTCCATCATGCACCCGTCGACACAGCCCGTCCCAACAGGCGAATACGCCTACCGCGCGCTCTTCACCCGCTCGCAACTCTCCTCCCCATCCTTCCAGCATCTCCTCTCCACCGCCGGCATCTCCCGCTGCTGGATGGGGCCCctcgccaacgccgtctTCTACCCGCTCCAGGAGGGCACCCTCTTCAACCTGGTCATCGCCATTGCCGACCCAAACTTCAACAGCAACACCTGTGACGAGCAGGCCCTGCTTCCCTCTGTGCGAGCCCGGCTCTCCGGCTGGGACCCGACGCTGCTCGAGATGCTCGACGCGGCAAGCCACCTCGTCCGCTTCCCGCTCTACCAAGTCGACAAGCTGCCGTTCTGGTCCAAGGGCTGCGTCACGCTCACGGGGGACGCCGCTCACGCCATGCCCCCTCACCTGGCGCAGGGCGCGGCAACAGGCGTCGAGGACGGCTTCATCCTGGGCACTCTGCTCGGCCGGTCGTCCCAGCAGGCGTCGGGGCCGGCGCGGCGCGCGCAGCTACGGGCCGTGCTGCGTGCCTACGAGGGGCTGCAGCACGACAGGACGGCGCAGATTGTCTCCGGGTCCCGGTTCACGGGGATGCTGGACCACTTGCCGCAGGGCCCGGACCAGAGGGCCAGAGATGCCGAGTTTGCCATGTATGACCCCGAGAAGACGGTGAGCGCCATGCCGTGGATCGACGCGCGCACCAATAGAAAGTTGCTCGGGAGGAAGGTGGACGAGgttgccgagggcgaggttgCGCGGCTGCTTGCCGCGGGGGAATTCGCTGACCGTGGAACGAAATTATAGTAGTTGGGTCACATAACGAGTCGTCTTGTTGTGTGGTTCAGTCGGTGAATCAAGTGTGTGCCACTGACTGACGACAGGAAAAGATATAGCATGGCGTATGACAGGGAATCAATTGCATCGTATTCAACATTTATATTACTACTCGCCTCCCCCTTTCTACTCTTCATCGTACAAGTCTATCTCCTCTGAATGTAGGCGAGAAATATGTCGAACCTCCGAATAAAACGTGATTAAGAACAAAGTGCATGCCCTCTATGCGCAATAACAAGTATaaatgaaaatgaaatcAAATGACATCCATCTGGAGGCGTGCTACCCAGGATGGTGGGAATATACGACAGATGTGTCTCGGTCTCTATTTTCCAAATGACGGTGATGCATCTCGAAATTCTAtgcaaaaaggaaaaagtaGTCTGCGGCGCTACTATAGTCTTTGTACGTGGGAATGTAGAAAATAATGTACTGTTGATAGGGGAATAAAAATTCGGGCTGAAATCGAGCGTGTAATTTactccttcttcgccttcttaCCACCGAGCTTGTTCTTGGGTACACGAGCGAGCCAATACACAAACAGGGCGGCGCCTATGTTGAAAATGACAA from Metarhizium brunneum chromosome 2, complete sequence includes these protein-coding regions:
- the OpS4_0 gene encoding FAD-dependent monooxygenase OpS4, producing the protein MLHVIIVGAGISGLTCAITLAKYTHVQVTVLERAAVMDKAGNGIQVPCNAAHAMRCLGLLDKLLVKTNGPATAFLNLKYDDGEILLHKDLTRCEELYGAPWLLIHRADYMTVLLDEARRVGVRIRLGCDVDGVDFDTPSVKLQNGHVYQADVVVGCDGINSTIRSIMHPSTQPVPTGEYAYRALFTRSQLSSPSFQHLLSTAGISRCWMGPLANAVFYPLQEGTLFNLVIAIADPNFNSNTCDEQALLPSVRARLSGWDPTLLEMLDAASHLVRFPLYQVDKLPFWSKGCVTLTGDAAHAMPPHLAQGAATGVEDGFILGTLLGRSSQQASGPARRAQLRAVLRAYEGLQHDRTAQIVSGSRFTGMLDHLPQGPDQRARDAEFAMYDPEKTVSAMPWIDARTNRKLLGRKVDEVAEGEVARLLAAGEFADRGTKL